Proteins from a genomic interval of Candidatus Methylomirabilis tolerans:
- a CDS encoding SagB/ThcOx family dehydrogenase, whose translation MRQANGDVRVGGPVNNRDVAEAHNYHAATKHSYWSVRLGGHFLDWANKPHPHKVYQGLPVVPLPCDATPPTMAALEAVAAFPSMGTSIRNLAELAQVLFFCGGLTKKKVYPGGEAQYFRAASCTGGLYEIEIYAVCGDLPGLSAGVYHFCPADFALRRLRAGDLRGELARATADEELISDAPVILVLTAIFWRNAWKYQARAYRHFYWDAGTILANLLATAASTQLASRIVAGFIDTRVDRLLGLDSEREGSLCLVPIGAHSPAVEPSEVLPIAPETVPLSKREVDYPLITQIRAASMLLSEEEVRVWRSGFAPSPPPPISRKCFPLNTIKLDALPNRTLGEVIIRRGSTRQFAQLPISFRQLSTILERSSRGIPADFLGGSGTTLLDTYLVVNSVENLPTGAFYYSPSEQALELLKEGTFRRKAGYLCLEQGLGIEASVIIFFLADLDRILERYGNRGYGAAQLEAGIVGGKIYLCAYAMGLGATGTTFYDDDVTEFFSPHAAGKAALFAVAIGHSARVPGRVKLLAPGAR comes from the coding sequence ATGCGTCAGGCAAACGGGGACGTGAGAGTTGGCGGTCCGGTGAACAACCGCGACGTTGCAGAGGCCCACAACTACCATGCGGCCACCAAACACTCTTACTGGAGTGTCCGGTTAGGAGGCCATTTCCTCGACTGGGCCAACAAACCGCATCCGCACAAGGTATATCAGGGGCTGCCGGTTGTCCCCCTTCCGTGCGATGCAACACCGCCGACCATGGCGGCGCTCGAGGCCGTTGCAGCCTTTCCGTCGATGGGAACGAGTATTCGTAATCTGGCCGAGCTGGCGCAGGTCCTGTTCTTTTGCGGTGGTCTGACCAAGAAGAAGGTCTATCCTGGTGGCGAGGCGCAGTACTTTCGTGCGGCCTCCTGCACCGGTGGGCTGTACGAGATCGAAATCTATGCCGTCTGCGGCGATTTGCCTGGACTGTCCGCCGGGGTCTATCACTTCTGCCCGGCCGACTTCGCCCTCCGCCGGTTGCGGGCGGGGGATCTCCGGGGGGAGCTCGCTCGTGCGACGGCCGACGAAGAGTTGATCTCGGATGCTCCTGTTATCCTGGTGCTGACGGCTATCTTCTGGCGGAACGCCTGGAAGTACCAGGCAAGGGCCTACCGCCACTTCTACTGGGATGCGGGAACGATCCTGGCCAACCTGCTGGCTACGGCTGCTTCCACGCAGCTTGCATCTCGTATTGTCGCAGGGTTCATTGATACGCGTGTGGATCGTCTCCTTGGTCTGGATAGCGAACGCGAGGGGAGTCTCTGTCTTGTCCCGATTGGAGCACACTCGCCTGCTGTGGAGCCGTCGGAGGTTCTGCCGATTGCGCCAGAAACCGTCCCGCTCTCAAAACGAGAGGTGGACTATCCGCTGATCACGCAGATACGCGCAGCCTCCATGCTGCTGAGCGAGGAGGAGGTTCGAGTCTGGCGATCAGGCTTTGCTCCAAGTCCCCCGCCGCCGATCAGCAGGAAATGTTTTCCTCTGAACACCATTAAGCTAGACGCCCTCCCCAATCGAACCCTGGGTGAGGTCATTATCCGCCGTGGTTCGACACGCCAGTTTGCTCAACTACCGATCTCATTCCGGCAGCTTTCTACGATCCTTGAGCGGTCGAGCCGTGGGATCCCGGCGGACTTTCTCGGAGGATCAGGAACGACGTTACTGGACACATACCTCGTCGTCAACTCCGTCGAGAATCTCCCTACAGGGGCCTTCTACTACTCGCCGTCCGAGCAGGCGCTTGAACTCTTGAAAGAGGGTACCTTTCGGCGCAAGGCGGGCTATCTCTGTCTCGAACAGGGGCTGGGCATTGAGGCGAGCGTCATCATCTTTTTCCTCGCCGACCTGGACCGGATCCTTGAGCGCTACGGCAATCGGGGTTATGGCGCCGCCCAGCTCGAGGCGGGGATCGTCGGCGGGAAAATCTACCTCTGCGCATATGCCATGGGATTAGGCGCGACGGGTACTACCTTCTACGACGACGACGTGACCGAGTTCTTCTCTCCCCATGCCGCAGGGAAGGCCGCGCTCTTTGCCGTGGCGATTGGGCACTCGGCGCGTGTCCCTGGGCGGGTCAAGCTGCTTGCCCCCGGGGCCCGCTGA
- a CDS encoding periplasmic heavy metal sensor: MRAIVTAVLVLMGVLGSAIPQMWNQVALAEEGAGGPGMMGYRMTPEMMRGIYEMMWGMGIGPSFYRRGGHEGPLISQMLMWQDQLGLTADQERTLRELRANFEKESIKRTAEIDVAELELNGLLEQDKVDVVKVEALAKKSAMLQAELRVGRIRTIEAGRAVLTREQVEKLERLGHEAMMGGMGMRKSDPGRPPRHPGVR, from the coding sequence ATGCGAGCAATCGTGACAGCCGTGTTGGTTCTAATGGGTGTGCTGGGGTCGGCGATTCCACAAATGTGGAACCAGGTTGCGTTGGCCGAGGAGGGTGCGGGTGGACCGGGGATGATGGGGTACCGGATGACTCCAGAAATGATGCGCGGGATCTATGAGATGATGTGGGGTATGGGGATAGGCCCTTCGTTCTATAGGCGGGGTGGCCATGAAGGACCGCTCATCAGCCAGATGTTGATGTGGCAAGACCAGTTAGGGCTCACCGCAGATCAGGAGCGTACACTCAGGGAGCTTCGAGCCAACTTCGAGAAGGAGTCGATCAAGCGGACTGCGGAGATCGATGTAGCAGAGCTGGAGTTGAACGGCCTGCTGGAGCAGGACAAGGTGGATGTGGTCAAGGTGGAGGCGCTGGCGAAGAAAAGTGCGATGCTGCAGGCGGAGCTTCGCGTGGGTCGTATCAGGACGATTGAGGCCGGAAGGGCGGTACTGACGCGGGAGCAGGTGGAGAAGCTCGAGCGATTGGGCCACGAAGCGATGATGGGTGGCATGGGGATGAGGAAGTCGGACCCAGGCAGGCCACCGAGACACCCTGGCGTGCGGTAA
- a CDS encoding VOC family protein, producing MDEAIAFYTEKLGLKLRYDGRPDRGHKHTFLGNAEVSFVALEEDPAGGVREPPLQGHLAFAVDDVEAARKELDKRGVEITGERTDEDGRAKSYYFTGPDGIRLEIYGRC from the coding sequence ATGGATGAGGCGATCGCGTTCTATACAGAGAAGCTGGGCCTGAAGCTTCGATACGACGGCCGCCCCGACCGTGGCCACAAACACACCTTTCTTGGCAATGCGGAGGTGTCGTTTGTGGCTCTTGAGGAGGATCCTGCAGGGGGGGTTCGCGAACCGCCCCTGCAGGGACATCTGGCCTTTGCGGTAGATGATGTCGAGGCCGCGCGCAAGGAACTTGACAAGCGCGGCGTGGAGATTACAGGCGAGCGGACTGATGAGGATGGCCGGGCCAAGTCCTACTACTTCACCGGTCCGGACGGCATTCGTCTCGAAATCTACGGACGGTGTTAG
- a CDS encoding LuxR C-terminal-related transcriptional regulator, translating into MTSSLTEIFANTADGALGVDQDHMITLWNGAAERLVGYTAAEVIGRPCSDVWSVKNRAGCRLCGSDCSPITSARNEEPVEGREIMIHTKVGRPLWLHVSTIVVPGGAPSLFTMVHIFHDVTRQVETEILLGKVQSLLGSEGDLPDGSRMSAPESASPLKVLTPREQQVLRFIAHGESAKEIAKQLHISTTTARNHTQKILAKLGLHTKLEAVAVAFRYKHF; encoded by the coding sequence ATGACGAGTTCGCTCACGGAGATCTTTGCCAACACGGCCGATGGAGCTCTCGGCGTCGATCAGGACCACATGATTACCCTGTGGAACGGAGCGGCTGAGCGCCTTGTGGGGTACACGGCCGCAGAGGTGATAGGACGACCCTGTTCTGATGTCTGGTCTGTAAAAAACCGGGCAGGCTGCCGACTATGTGGATCTGACTGCTCCCCAATTACCTCGGCCAGGAATGAAGAGCCGGTCGAGGGACGTGAGATCATGATCCACACCAAGGTGGGGCGCCCCCTCTGGCTCCATGTCAGCACCATCGTCGTCCCCGGCGGCGCGCCGAGCCTCTTCACCATGGTGCATATCTTTCACGACGTGACCCGGCAGGTGGAGACCGAAATCCTCCTCGGCAAGGTGCAATCGCTGTTGGGAAGTGAGGGAGACCTTCCGGATGGGAGCAGGATGAGCGCTCCGGAGAGCGCCTCTCCCTTGAAAGTGTTAACGCCCCGGGAGCAGCAGGTCCTTCGATTCATCGCCCACGGTGAGAGCGCCAAGGAGATCGCGAAACAGCTTCATATTAGCACCACTACCGCTCGTAACCATACCCAGAAGATCCTCG
- a CDS encoding AbrB/MazE/SpoVT family DNA-binding domain-containing protein, whose product MKLSSKNQIILPKEAREAMRVKGGDEIVVVVKGGITLLLPKPKSYTNALTGKGRGLYPSDYLTKERCAW is encoded by the coding sequence ATCAAACTCTCTTCAAAAAACCAGATCATCCTTCCCAAAGAAGCGCGCGAGGCAATGAGGGTCAAGGGAGGGGATGAGATCGTGGTGGTCGTCAAAGGAGGGATTACCCTCCTGTTGCCCAAGCCCAAGAGCTATACAAACGCCCTTACAGGAAAGGGGCGAGGGCTCTACCCTTCCGATTATTTGACAAAGGAACGCTGCGCGTGGTGA
- a CDS encoding ribonuclease Z (member of metallo-beta-lactamase family; the purified enzyme from Escherichia coli forms dimeric zinc phosphodiesterase; in Bacillus subtilis this protein is a 3'-tRNA processing endoribonuclease and is essential while in Escherichia coli it is not; associates with two zinc ions), with translation MTNLFQSRLLNGVFGDPGLYVRLRWERRALLLDLGDLTTQPSAELLKVTDIFVSHTHIDHFIGFDHLLRIVLGRDHTIRLFGPPGLISNVEGKLSGYIWNLVEGYTLAFDVYEISSDKITAARFPCGARFERIDLPPSLPFTGVLVDDPLFRVEAVHLDHKIPCLAFALVEAQRINIDPERLKRLGLLTGPWLTEFKRLVRTDTPDDTVIRTPCGDETGEAFRELPFGDLRDKIVTITNGQRLVYVTDTGYSDENRQKIVALAHDADVLFCEAMYLEQDRDCATERHHLTARQAGLLAREANVKELVVFHFSQRYQECPEALYHEAAEAFGGPVRSR, from the coding sequence ATGACCAATCTTTTTCAGTCAAGGCTCCTCAATGGGGTGTTCGGCGATCCCGGGCTCTATGTGAGGCTCAGGTGGGAACGGCGCGCCCTTCTGTTGGACCTCGGTGACCTGACGACACAGCCATCTGCCGAGCTGCTGAAGGTCACCGACATCTTTGTCTCTCACACCCATATCGATCACTTCATCGGTTTCGATCATTTGCTGCGGATCGTCCTCGGTCGCGATCACACGATCCGCCTCTTCGGACCGCCGGGCCTCATCTCGAACGTCGAAGGGAAGCTCTCCGGCTATATCTGGAACTTGGTTGAGGGGTACACCCTCGCATTCGACGTCTACGAGATAAGTTCGGACAAGATTACCGCAGCCCGCTTTCCATGTGGCGCTCGCTTCGAGCGGATCGATCTGCCGCCATCTTTACCGTTTACCGGTGTGCTGGTTGACGATCCGTTGTTCCGGGTCGAGGCGGTACACCTCGATCACAAGATCCCGTGTCTCGCTTTTGCCCTGGTCGAAGCGCAGCGGATCAATATCGATCCCGAACGGCTGAAGCGCCTCGGTCTCTTGACCGGGCCCTGGCTGACCGAGTTCAAGCGGTTGGTCCGCACTGATACGCCGGACGACACCGTGATCCGCACCCCATGCGGGGATGAAACTGGCGAGGCATTCCGGGAGTTGCCGTTCGGTGACCTGAGAGACAAGATCGTGACTATCACGAACGGCCAGAGGTTGGTCTATGTCACTGACACGGGATACTCCGACGAGAATCGCCAGAAGATCGTCGCTCTTGCTCATGACGCGGATGTCCTGTTTTGCGAAGCGATGTATCTGGAGCAGGACCGGGATTGCGCGACCGAGCGGCACCACTTGACGGCGCGGCAGGCCGGACTGCTTGCCCGCGAGGCCAACGTGAAGGAGCTGGTAGTGTTTCATTTTTCCCAACGATATCAGGAGTGCCCGGAGGCTCTCTATCATGAGGCTGCTGAGGCTTTCGGCGGCCCGGTCCGCTCGCGCTAA
- a CDS encoding formylglycine-generating enzyme family protein: MDKIVQVTFVLRKIPEPEIGTFIAKVVQDQYKNKDRWSENGWKWKETERVNEPASWNAPEGNQPDHPVVGVSLYEAEAYAKWAGKRLPTEQEWERAARGTDGRVYPWGDEFDKEKCNSWEADIGRTTPVTKYVNGLSPDGCYDMAGNVWEWTASREEDFFVIRGGSWYDATQLVRSAFRSKGMLTFRYDNVGFRCAKTP, from the coding sequence ATGGATAAGATCGTGCAGGTCACCTTCGTGCTGCGCAAGATCCCGGAACCGGAGATCGGGACGTTTATCGCGAAGGTAGTTCAAGACCAATATAAGAACAAAGACCGCTGGTCGGAGAACGGCTGGAAATGGAAGGAGACGGAAAGAGTCAACGAACCGGCGTCCTGGAATGCTCCTGAAGGGAATCAGCCGGACCATCCGGTCGTGGGTGTGAGCCTTTACGAGGCCGAGGCGTATGCCAAGTGGGCCGGCAAGCGTCTTCCAACGGAGCAGGAATGGGAGAGGGCGGCGAGGGGAACCGACGGTCGCGTCTATCCTTGGGGAGATGAGTTTGACAAAGAAAAGTGTAACAGTTGGGAAGCGGACATTGGGAGAACAACGCCCGTCACGAAATATGTCAATGGTCTCAGTCCCGATGGCTGCTACGACATGGCGGGGAATGTGTGGGAGTGGACGGCGAGTCGAGAGGAGGATTTTTTCGTCATTCGCGGCGGGTCTTGGTACGATGCCACGCAGCTCGTCCGATCCGCGTTCCGGTCCAAGGGCATGCTGACGTTCCGGTACGACAATGTCGGGTTCCGGTGCGCCAAGACGCCATAG
- the pdxA gene encoding 4-hydroxythreonine-4-phosphate dehydrogenase PdxA gives MPRYTTFRPFLGLTIGDPAGIGPEIVAKAVTQEEVRAACRLLIIGEAEIMRRAIRLCRLDLLVRSIASPAEVTADPGCLEVLDLKNVDTANCPPGVLAPHCGRAAVEYLNKAIDLAIARELDGVVTGPLNKEAMALAGFKYDGQTELFAERTDTKEYAMLLVVGRMRVLHVSTHTSLRTVCDKVKQARVLTVIRLASQVLCDLGSRKKRIGVAGLNPHAGESGRFGREEIEEIMPAVEAAKSEGIRVSGPFPPDTLFHRLKLGEFDAVVAMYHDQGHVPLKLIGFHRGVNVTVGLPIIRTSVDHGTAFDIAGTGTANPRSLVEAILLATKFAHRRHKTARTLDV, from the coding sequence ATGCCCCGGTATACGACCTTTCGTCCATTTTTGGGATTGACCATCGGCGACCCGGCAGGGATCGGTCCGGAAATCGTAGCCAAGGCCGTAACGCAGGAGGAGGTACGGGCAGCCTGCCGTCTACTGATCATCGGCGAGGCTGAAATCATGCGACGGGCCATCAGACTTTGTCGCCTTGACCTCCTCGTTCGATCCATCGCCTCCCCGGCTGAGGTCACAGCAGACCCGGGCTGTCTTGAGGTGCTGGACCTGAAGAATGTTGATACCGCGAACTGTCCACCAGGCGTCCTTGCTCCCCACTGCGGCAGAGCGGCAGTGGAGTATCTCAACAAGGCGATCGATCTTGCGATAGCGCGTGAACTGGACGGAGTCGTAACCGGCCCCCTGAACAAAGAGGCGATGGCCCTGGCAGGGTTCAAGTACGATGGCCAAACGGAGCTGTTCGCCGAGCGGACCGACACCAAGGAATACGCGATGCTGTTGGTCGTCGGGCGGATGCGGGTTCTCCATGTCTCGACCCACACCTCGTTACGAACCGTCTGTGACAAGGTGAAACAGGCCAGAGTCCTGACCGTCATTCGCCTAGCTTCTCAGGTTCTCTGCGATCTCGGATCACGGAAGAAGCGAATCGGCGTCGCCGGCCTCAACCCCCACGCTGGTGAGAGCGGTCGGTTCGGCCGGGAGGAGATAGAAGAGATCATGCCGGCGGTCGAGGCCGCCAAGTCCGAAGGAATCAGAGTAAGCGGCCCCTTCCCTCCTGACACTCTGTTCCATCGGCTCAAGCTCGGTGAATTCGACGCCGTCGTCGCTATGTACCACGATCAGGGCCATGTCCCGCTCAAGCTGATCGGGTTCCATCGAGGGGTCAATGTCACCGTAGGTCTTCCCATTATCCGCACCTCAGTAGATCATGGTACCGCCTTCGACATCGCGGGGACAGGGACCGCGAATCCTCGCAGTCTGGTGGAAGCAATCCTGTTGGCCACAAAGTTCGCCCATCGCCGACACAAGACGGCTCGCACCCTCGACGTGTAA
- a CDS encoding BON domain-containing protein, whose amino-acid sequence MHLPSRTSIVFIAVLTTAVFPLLQACAPTATRESTGEYLDDTAVTAKIKAKLLGDPTISGFAISVETFRGRVILAGFVNSQAQVDRAIALSREVSGVREVQSALVIKSR is encoded by the coding sequence ATGCATCTGCCTAGCCGAACCAGTATAGTGTTCATTGCTGTTCTTACTACCGCTGTTTTTCCCTTGCTTCAGGCTTGCGCTCCCACGGCCACCCGCGAGAGCACCGGGGAGTATCTCGACGACACGGCTGTCACCGCCAAGATCAAGGCGAAACTGCTTGGCGACCCCACAATCAGTGGCTTCGCAATTTCGGTGGAGACCTTCCGCGGTCGGGTGATCCTGGCCGGGTTTGTCAACTCTCAGGCCCAAGTTGATCGAGCGATTGCCCTGTCCAGAGAAGTGTCTGGCGTCAGGGAAGTACAGTCGGCGCTGGTGATCAAGAGTAGGTAG